The DNA window TCCGCTTGGACCTCATCGCCGAACTCCTCACCAAGCGTTTCTTGGACACGCGAGAGTGGCGGGGGTCGGAGGGAGAATGTATCACCGTCCTCCCAATCATCCGAAAACGACGACCAGATGTTCTCGACCAGCTCCTCATCGTCTGAACGCAGGCCTGTTAGTTCATCATCCAATGTTACCACGGTCACGACTTCATCATCACTGACCAGCAATGAACTTCGCGTGATATCAGTAGTAATTTGAAGTTCAAGTGTATCTTGGTCGATCAAATCCGCCACCTGACTCGCCAGAATGAAATCTTCGAGCGACGCTTTTAGCACATCAGGGGCGGCAAGTACTTGGAGGTCCGGCAACTCATCGTCGAACTCTGCTGCCATCAGCATCAGCGTCTCGAAGACATGCACATGGTTGCTGTCGAAACCGCAACCGACGACGGGACGCTCGACGCTTTCCCATCGGAGGACGAAGACGATACCGAACTCGAAGACTGCGACTGTGATGGCCTCGGTGACTTCCCGTGCTGGCCATGCGTAAGAACGGGACGGAAGGAATTGCCGAACTAACCACCGCTTCGTTTTCACTACTTTGCATCAATTTCACTCTCGAAAAGGAAGCGGACAGGTAATGTGGCGGGTGATCAATGAGTCGTCCTACGTTGCGGGGTGTACTATGTTTCGATTGCC is part of the Haladaptatus sp. R4 genome and encodes:
- the tbsP gene encoding transcriptional regulator TbsP, translated to MHVFETLMLMAAEFDDELPDLQVLAAPDVLKASLEDFILASQVADLIDQDTLELQITTDITRSSLLVSDDEVVTVVTLDDELTGLRSDDEELVENIWSSFSDDWEDGDTFSLRPPPLSRVQETLGEEFGDEVQADFMMVVDSVDTMPGEDDELDEVAIALLVAANNEVLLYDISKWGEDTGVASKATFSQTKTRLEDRGLIETEKVPIEVGRPRLRLVLVPDNLEDIDMLADQVTA